The Vibrio penaeicida sequence GGTGAAATCACCGCTCGCGACTTGGTGATCAACTCCCTACGTATGCGACCAGACAGAATTATTGTGGGTGAGTGCCGTGGCGGTGAGGCGTTTGAAATGCTTCAAGCGATGAACACGGGTCACGATGGATCGATGTCGACACTTCACGCCAACACGCCAAGGGATGCGGTTGCTCGAACAGAAAGCATGGTGATGATGGCAACGGCAAGCTTACCTATTCAGGCGATCCGACGCACCATTGTGAGCGCGGTGGATTTGATTGTGCAGGTTAAGCGCTTGCACGATGGTAGCAGAAAAGTGCTCTACATCTCCGAAGTCGTTGGTTTGGAGGGCGATAGCGTGGTGATGGAAGACATCTTCCGGTTCGAGAACAAAGGCACATTGGAAGATGGAAAAATCGATGGTGAGTTTCGCTCTCCAGGTTTATCCAAACGTTCCATCGTGTACGAGCGAGCACAATTTTTCGGCTTAGAGGACGCATTAGAGGAGCTGTTCTCATGATGTGGGTGTTCGCCATTTGGTGCGTGGTTGCCATTGTATTTTGGTTCCAACATAAGAAAACCAGTCGAAAAGTGACCGCACTTATCGATCAAGAAACAGAGTTTGATGGGATAGAAGGTGTCAAAACGGTCATCGATATGGATCGGTTTGAAACCAGTGTGTGGATCCAAGTGAAGTTTATTTTCAAGAAGCTGAAAAAGCTGTTGGAGCCCAATATACCTAAAAAAATAGTGCTGTTTTTGCTGATCAGTGGAGCACTTATTTATGCGGTTAACTTGTTCTTATTCAGCCAAGATTTTCTGGTCTGTTTAGCGATAGGGCAGCCTATTTTGTTCATCGTATTTCTGTTCAAACTCAGCGACATTAAAGAAGAGAAATTCAAAAGTGACTTTCCAGACGCGCTGAATATTTTGTCGGGTGCCATCGCTGCTGGGCAAAGTATCATTCACGCATTTGAGTACGTGGGCGAAAAGCTGGATAACGAAGTAGGGCGTGAATTCAAATTCATGGCAGAACGCTTACTGATTGGTGAAGATCCAGACGATGTGTTGTCACGCAGCGCGACTACCTTCCCATACGTGGAGTACTTCTTTTTCATTTCGACCATTCGAATCAACCTGAGCCGAGGCGGTCAGCTTAAAAACGTGATCAAC is a genomic window containing:
- a CDS encoding type II secretion system F family protein, encoding MMWVFAIWCVVAIVFWFQHKKTSRKVTALIDQETEFDGIEGVKTVIDMDRFETSVWIQVKFIFKKLKKLLEPNIPKKIVLFLLISGALIYAVNLFLFSQDFLVCLAIGQPILFIVFLFKLSDIKEEKFKSDFPDALNILSGAIAAGQSIIHAFEYVGEKLDNEVGREFKFMAERLLIGEDPDDVLSRSATTFPYVEYFFFISTIRINLSRGGQLKNVINKINRIMFESRAMEKKKNALTSEARSSAKIVACLPIIFLLILRFTSPENYNFVMFEEGGKPIFYYVLISEFIGFFCISMILRGVN